One part of the Futiania mangrovi genome encodes these proteins:
- a CDS encoding ABC transporter permease, with protein MLILTLRRLASMVLIMITVSVILFVIFEGDKVNVARKVLGPYAQADQLQIWLEQNGYNRALWVRYFEWAGNFLTGDFGQSIRYRVPVSEVLWPRLANTGILAFFVFLIMIPLSLTLGVLAGMKEGSMRDRTISVVSIITTSIPEFASATFLLVVFVFTLGWLPGTSGFANGFSFVELILPVAVLVIYDFGYVARMTRASMAEVMTSQYIRTAILKGLPYGRVIMRHALRNALIAPFTVIVLQLNWLLSGVIVTEMVFAYKGYGALMLDAALFGDIYVIQACTMVAVAIAVLSQFISDIGYTLLNPRIRFS; from the coding sequence ATGCTCATCCTGACCTTGCGGCGCCTTGCGTCGATGGTGCTGATCATGATCACCGTCTCGGTGATCCTGTTCGTCATCTTCGAGGGCGACAAGGTGAACGTCGCGCGCAAGGTGCTCGGCCCATACGCGCAGGCGGACCAGCTCCAGATCTGGCTGGAGCAGAACGGCTACAACCGGGCGCTCTGGGTCCGGTATTTCGAATGGGCGGGCAATTTCCTGACCGGCGATTTCGGCCAGTCGATCCGCTACCGCGTGCCGGTGAGCGAGGTCCTGTGGCCGCGGCTCGCCAATACCGGCATCCTCGCCTTCTTCGTCTTCCTCATCATGATCCCGCTGTCGCTGACGCTGGGCGTGCTGGCGGGGATGAAGGAAGGCTCGATGCGCGACCGCACGATCTCGGTCGTCTCGATCATCACGACCTCGATCCCGGAGTTTGCGTCGGCGACCTTCCTGCTCGTGGTGTTCGTGTTCACGCTGGGCTGGCTGCCGGGCACGTCGGGGTTCGCCAACGGCTTTTCCTTCGTCGAGCTGATCCTGCCCGTGGCGGTGCTGGTGATCTACGACTTCGGCTATGTCGCGCGCATGACGCGGGCGTCCATGGCGGAGGTGATGACCTCGCAATACATCCGCACGGCGATCCTGAAGGGGCTGCCCTATGGCCGCGTCATCATGCGGCACGCGCTGCGCAACGCGCTGATCGCGCCCTTCACGGTGATCGTGCTGCAGCTGAACTGGCTGCTGTCGGGCGTGATCGTCACGGAGATGGTGTTCGCCTACAAGGGTTACGGCGCGCTGATGCTCGATGCCGCGCTCTTCGGCGACATCTACGTGATCCAGGCCTGCACCATGGTCGCGGTCGCGATCGCGGTGCTGTCCCAGTTCATTTCCGACATCGGCTACACGCTTCTCAACCCGCGGATCCGCTTCTCGTGA
- a CDS encoding ABC transporter permease, with the protein MSDATLEPGEEVKRPSRLKGALSTLALLSESPVGMVGAGLVLFWVVVALLAPFLPLNDPNQPLMPFQPIISVPQPDGTVLTLGEGAGYPGDVGPNGETLWFGLDHKGRDMLSRVIWGSRTVLFWATFATAVAYAVGMIMGVMAGYFGRWVDEGISFIANVLLSFPVLVLYIVIITNLGPSGTNVVLAVTFASAPQIMRIVRGLALDIKTRDYIAAAQTRGESALYIMFVELLPNAKGPLIVDACLRLGYTTIAIATLGFLGLGLPPPDADWGKIIVESMPSAQFAPHMVVIPAIAISSLVLGFNLMADGLREIAMRD; encoded by the coding sequence ATGAGCGATGCGACACTCGAACCCGGCGAAGAGGTGAAGCGGCCGAGCCGCCTGAAGGGCGCGCTGTCCACGCTCGCGCTGCTGAGCGAGTCGCCGGTGGGCATGGTGGGGGCGGGCCTCGTGCTCTTCTGGGTGGTGGTGGCGCTGCTTGCGCCCTTCCTGCCGCTCAACGACCCGAACCAGCCGCTGATGCCGTTCCAGCCGATCATCTCGGTGCCGCAGCCGGACGGGACGGTGCTGACGCTGGGCGAGGGCGCAGGCTATCCGGGCGATGTCGGCCCCAATGGGGAGACCTTGTGGTTCGGCCTAGACCACAAGGGGCGCGACATGCTCTCGCGCGTCATCTGGGGGTCGCGCACGGTGCTGTTCTGGGCGACGTTCGCCACCGCGGTCGCCTATGCCGTCGGCATGATCATGGGCGTGATGGCGGGCTATTTCGGGCGCTGGGTGGACGAGGGCATCTCGTTCATCGCCAACGTCCTGCTGTCGTTTCCGGTCTTGGTGCTCTACATCGTAATCATCACGAACCTGGGGCCGTCGGGCACGAATGTCGTGCTGGCGGTGACGTTCGCATCGGCGCCGCAGATCATGCGGATCGTCCGGGGGCTCGCGCTCGACATCAAGACGCGGGACTATATCGCAGCGGCGCAGACGCGCGGCGAGAGCGCGCTCTACATCATGTTCGTGGAGCTTCTGCCGAACGCGAAGGGGCCGCTGATCGTCGATGCGTGCCTGCGCCTCGGCTACACGACGATTGCCATCGCCACGCTGGGTTTCCTTGGCCTCGGCCTGCCGCCGCCAGATGCGGACTGGGGCAAGATCATCGTCGAATCCATGCCGAGCGCACAGTTCGCGCCGCACATGGTCGTCATTCCCGCCATCGCGATCTCCTCGCTCGTCCTCGGCTTCAACCTGATGGCCGACGGCTTGCGCGAGATCGCCATGCGCGACTGA
- a CDS encoding dipeptide ABC transporter ATP-binding protein: MAEAGTANRAIFEVKEGPEPILECKDLCISYYTRAGEIPAVVDFNLVVRPGESIGLVGESGCGKSTVAMAIMQYMGANGGVTGGEIRFKGRDMTAFTEEELRQLRGKEIAMVYQEPMSALNPSMKIGMQLMEVPLYHENVSEEEAFARARDMLEKVHLPDPERIMDAYPHQISGGQQQRVVIAMALLSYPSLLLLDEPTTALDVTVEAGIVELIGEIAREFGTSIIFISHNLGLVLETCERVCVMYSGEAVETGPVADVFREMYHPYTRGLFGAIPLPSADKNARPLRAIPGQLPLPHMRPPGCNFGPRCDHFAAGRCDAGDIRMQRVNPDARHSVRCIRWDEIDWSAADEGGEVRPALEPGEVVLSVDHMQKYYEIEDNSIGALLGGKATRYVKANEDLSFRARRAETVGIVGESGCGKSTFAKVLMGLEEATDGRIMFRDVDLGEVGVHDRTPDQIGAIQMVFQNPNETLNPSLSIGAQIGRVIRKFGVESDAEKVRERVGELLDLVKLPREFARRKPRQLSGGQKQRIGIARAFAAQADVVVADEPVSALDVSVQAAVTELLMDIQRDYGTTLLVIAHDLSFMRYLADRIVVMYLGHIMEKGTTEEIFAPPYHPYTEALLSAIPIADPNVEKTHILLEGTLPSPSNPPEGCPFCTRCHRKARAQELGRDCDTEMPPDQKTESGHTIKCHIPLSELAEIEPVIRIKGESAA; this comes from the coding sequence ATGGCCGAGGCAGGCACTGCGAACCGCGCGATCTTCGAGGTGAAGGAGGGGCCCGAGCCCATCCTGGAGTGCAAGGACCTGTGCATCTCCTACTACACCCGCGCGGGCGAGATCCCGGCGGTGGTGGACTTCAACCTGGTTGTCCGGCCGGGGGAATCCATCGGGCTGGTGGGGGAATCGGGTTGCGGCAAGTCGACCGTCGCCATGGCGATCATGCAGTACATGGGCGCGAACGGCGGCGTGACGGGCGGCGAGATCCGCTTCAAGGGCCGCGACATGACCGCCTTCACCGAGGAGGAGTTGCGCCAGCTTCGCGGCAAGGAAATCGCGATGGTCTACCAGGAGCCGATGTCGGCCCTGAACCCCTCGATGAAGATCGGCATGCAGCTGATGGAGGTGCCGCTCTACCATGAGAACGTGAGCGAGGAAGAGGCTTTCGCACGCGCCCGCGACATGCTGGAGAAGGTGCACCTGCCCGATCCCGAGCGGATCATGGACGCCTATCCGCACCAGATTTCCGGTGGCCAGCAGCAGCGCGTGGTGATCGCCATGGCGCTGCTGTCGTACCCGTCGCTGTTGCTGCTCGACGAGCCGACGACCGCGCTGGACGTCACGGTCGAGGCGGGCATCGTCGAGCTGATCGGCGAGATCGCGCGCGAGTTCGGCACCAGCATCATCTTCATCAGCCACAATCTCGGCCTCGTGCTGGAGACGTGCGAGCGCGTGTGCGTCATGTATTCCGGAGAGGCGGTGGAGACGGGCCCCGTCGCCGACGTCTTCCGCGAGATGTACCACCCCTACACGCGCGGGCTCTTCGGCGCGATCCCGCTGCCGTCGGCGGACAAGAACGCGCGGCCGCTGCGGGCGATCCCCGGCCAGTTGCCCTTGCCGCACATGCGCCCGCCGGGGTGCAATTTCGGGCCGCGCTGCGACCATTTCGCGGCCGGGCGCTGCGATGCCGGCGACATCCGGATGCAGCGGGTCAATCCGGACGCCCGCCATTCCGTCCGCTGCATCCGCTGGGACGAGATCGACTGGTCGGCGGCGGACGAGGGAGGCGAGGTGCGCCCGGCGCTGGAGCCCGGAGAGGTCGTGCTCAGCGTCGACCACATGCAGAAATATTACGAGATCGAGGACAATTCGATCGGCGCGCTCCTCGGCGGAAAGGCCACCCGATACGTCAAGGCGAACGAGGATCTCTCCTTCCGCGCCCGCCGGGCGGAAACGGTCGGTATCGTGGGCGAATCCGGTTGCGGCAAGTCCACCTTCGCCAAGGTGCTGATGGGCCTGGAGGAGGCAACCGACGGCAGGATCATGTTCCGCGACGTAGACCTGGGGGAGGTCGGCGTTCACGACCGCACGCCCGACCAGATCGGCGCGATCCAGATGGTCTTCCAGAACCCGAACGAGACGCTCAACCCCTCGCTCTCCATCGGCGCGCAGATCGGCCGCGTGATCCGCAAGTTCGGCGTGGAGAGCGACGCGGAGAAGGTGCGCGAGCGGGTGGGCGAACTGCTCGACCTCGTCAAGCTGCCGCGCGAGTTCGCGCGCCGCAAGCCGCGCCAGCTTTCGGGCGGTCAGAAGCAGCGCATCGGCATCGCGCGCGCGTTCGCAGCCCAGGCCGACGTGGTGGTGGCGGACGAGCCGGTTTCCGCGCTCGACGTCTCCGTGCAAGCGGCGGTGACCGAGCTTCTGATGGACATCCAGCGCGACTACGGCACGACACTGCTCGTCATCGCGCACGACCTGTCCTTCATGCGCTATCTCGCCGACCGGATCGTGGTCATGTACCTCGGTCACATCATGGAGAAGGGCACGACGGAGGAGATATTCGCGCCGCCCTATCACCCCTATACGGAGGCGCTTCTCTCCGCGATCCCGATCGCCGACCCGAACGTGGAGAAGACGCACATCCTTCTCGAAGGCACGCTGCCGAGCCCGTCGAACCCGCCCGAAGGCTGTCCGTTCTGCACCCGGTGCCACCGCAAGGCGCGCGCGCAGGAACTGGGCCGCGACTGCGACACGGAGATGCCACCGGACCAGAAGACAGAGAGCGGGCACACGATCAAGTGCCATATCCCGCTCTCCGAACTCGCCGAGATCGAACCGGTGATCCGCATCAAGGGCGAGAGCGCGGCCTGA
- a CDS encoding xanthine dehydrogenase family protein molybdopterin-binding subunit — translation MKFGIGQPVVRVEDPRFITGRGRYADDRQDEGLLHAVFVRSPFAHAHVAGFDTAEAKAAPGVVAVLTGTDWAAEGFPGLPVRSQPTNRDGTPGFLPRRDALASDTVRHVGDAVAVVIAESRAAAEDAAELVAVDYAEIEPVADPRAALADDAPAIHAREGEGAANLSFTWGTGDDEAVEEAFARAAHVTRLTVVQNRIAPNPMEPRGCVALVEEGGRLTLTGAIQGVYAFRDLICGLFGWDKAKLHVKAEDVGGGFGGKNQVQPEHAVCLWAAEKLGRSVKWISGRSEAFVTDAHGRAVVSEVALALDEGGRFLALDCASLANLGAYCSTNGTLIPTASTAAVLGGAYDIGAVRLVTRGVFTNTAPTDAYRGAGRPEATYMLERAIDQAAREMGLDRIDLRRRNLVRPEQLPYRTALGKEIDTGDFARVLDEALAAADADGFAARAEESAARGLKRGLGIASYLESVLGPPVENARVGFEKDGTVLVSVGTQSNGQGHETAFAQLACEMFGLPIDRVRFLQADTDALPLGGGHGGSRSLQLGGSAILRAGEKVIEKAKALAGHLLEAAADDIELVDGRFRIAGTDRETGWDEIVAAAHDGRAERWGLRGGLVELADYTRENHSFPNGAHVAEVEVDPETGRVVLLRYTVVDDFGRIVNPLLVAGQVMGGIAQGAGQALLEGVVHDEAGQLLTGSFMDYAMPRADDVPSFDIRFMEDAPSTSNPLGIKGCGEAGTIGAPPAIVNAVLDALAGLGVRHLDMPLTPETVWRAIADARG, via the coding sequence ATGAAATTCGGCATCGGACAACCCGTTGTCCGCGTTGAGGATCCGCGCTTCATCACCGGTCGCGGACGCTATGCCGACGACCGGCAGGACGAAGGCCTCCTGCACGCCGTCTTCGTCCGAAGCCCCTTCGCCCATGCGCACGTCGCGGGCTTCGACACGGCCGAGGCGAAGGCGGCCCCCGGCGTCGTCGCGGTCCTGACAGGCACGGACTGGGCGGCGGAGGGCTTCCCGGGCCTGCCCGTCCGCTCACAGCCGACGAACCGCGACGGCACACCCGGTTTCCTGCCGCGGCGCGACGCGCTCGCCAGCGATACCGTGCGCCATGTGGGCGACGCGGTCGCCGTGGTGATCGCCGAAAGCCGCGCGGCCGCCGAGGACGCCGCCGAGCTTGTTGCCGTCGACTATGCCGAGATCGAGCCTGTCGCGGACCCGCGCGCGGCACTCGCCGATGACGCGCCCGCGATCCATGCGCGCGAGGGGGAGGGGGCGGCCAACCTCTCCTTCACATGGGGGACGGGCGACGACGAGGCCGTCGAGGAAGCGTTCGCGCGCGCCGCGCACGTGACGCGGCTGACGGTCGTGCAGAACCGCATCGCGCCGAACCCGATGGAGCCGCGCGGCTGCGTCGCCCTGGTGGAGGAGGGCGGGCGGCTGACGCTCACCGGCGCGATCCAGGGCGTCTACGCCTTCCGCGACCTGATCTGCGGCCTGTTCGGCTGGGACAAGGCGAAGCTCCATGTGAAGGCCGAGGACGTGGGCGGCGGCTTCGGCGGCAAGAACCAGGTGCAGCCGGAACATGCGGTCTGCCTGTGGGCGGCGGAGAAGCTCGGCCGGTCCGTCAAGTGGATCTCGGGCAGGTCGGAGGCGTTCGTGACCGATGCGCACGGCCGCGCGGTGGTCAGCGAAGTGGCGCTCGCGCTGGACGAGGGCGGGCGGTTCCTCGCGCTCGACTGCGCGTCGCTCGCCAATCTCGGGGCCTATTGCTCGACCAACGGGACGCTCATTCCGACGGCCTCTACTGCTGCGGTGCTGGGCGGGGCCTATGATATCGGCGCGGTGCGTCTCGTCACGCGCGGGGTCTTCACCAACACTGCGCCGACCGATGCCTATCGCGGCGCGGGGCGGCCCGAGGCGACCTACATGCTGGAGCGCGCCATCGACCAGGCGGCGCGCGAGATGGGCCTCGACCGCATCGACCTGCGCCGCCGCAACCTCGTGCGACCCGAGCAGCTGCCCTATCGCACCGCGCTCGGCAAGGAGATCGACACGGGCGACTTCGCCCGCGTGCTGGACGAGGCGCTGGCCGCGGCGGACGCGGACGGTTTCGCGGCGCGTGCGGAGGAGAGCGCGGCGCGCGGGCTGAAACGGGGCCTGGGCATCGCAAGCTATCTCGAAAGCGTGCTGGGTCCGCCGGTGGAGAACGCGCGCGTGGGCTTCGAGAAAGACGGGACGGTGCTCGTCTCCGTCGGCACGCAGTCGAACGGGCAGGGGCACGAGACCGCGTTCGCGCAATTGGCCTGCGAGATGTTCGGGCTTCCCATCGACCGGGTGCGGTTCCTTCAGGCCGACACGGACGCGCTGCCGCTGGGCGGCGGGCACGGCGGCTCGCGTTCGCTCCAACTCGGCGGATCTGCCATCCTGCGCGCGGGCGAGAAGGTGATCGAGAAGGCGAAGGCGCTGGCCGGGCACCTGCTGGAGGCGGCGGCGGACGACATCGAGCTTGTCGATGGCCGCTTTCGCATCGCGGGGACCGACCGGGAGACGGGCTGGGACGAGATCGTGGCGGCGGCCCACGACGGGCGGGCCGAACGATGGGGCCTCCGCGGTGGGCTGGTCGAACTGGCCGACTACACGCGCGAGAACCACTCGTTCCCGAACGGTGCGCACGTGGCGGAGGTAGAGGTCGATCCCGAAACGGGGCGCGTTGTCCTGCTTCGCTACACCGTGGTGGACGATTTCGGGCGCATCGTGAACCCGCTGCTCGTCGCCGGGCAGGTGATGGGCGGCATCGCGCAAGGGGCGGGGCAGGCGCTGCTCGAAGGCGTCGTCCATGACGAGGCAGGGCAGCTTCTGACCGGTTCGTTCATGGACTACGCCATGCCGCGCGCCGACGACGTGCCGTCCTTCGACATCCGCTTCATGGAGGACGCGCCCTCGACGAGCAATCCGCTGGGCATCAAGGGCTGCGGCGAGGCGGGGACCATCGGCGCACCGCCTGCCATCGTCAACGCGGTGCTCGATGCGCTGGCCGGTCTGGGGGTGCGACACCTCGACATGCCGCTGACCCCGGAGACTGTCTGGCGCGCGATCGCGGACGCGCGCGGCTGA
- a CDS encoding PEP-CTERM sorting domain-containing protein produces the protein MRWNLVGSAAAMALLGAIAASSGANAALVVDTGNNPPLGSLVIDNNACDAGIVNVGPATTISACVQNDHGQQVDFTSDELITYAAGGQAQIVSDDGNGFSYLKIEVVGQLISKLILNIDAITDGFVTFSDGVDTSAPQALSGSGNNFFTITGGPFSFIEFTATSGVAAIALGDSVDDVKQVRVTYGPRQQVSEPALLGLLGLGLIGIAAARRRA, from the coding sequence ATGCGTTGGAATCTGGTTGGCAGCGCCGCTGCCATGGCGCTTCTCGGCGCCATCGCGGCATCCTCGGGCGCCAATGCGGCGCTGGTCGTCGACACCGGGAACAACCCGCCGCTCGGCAGCCTGGTCATCGATAACAATGCCTGCGATGCGGGCATCGTCAATGTGGGTCCCGCGACGACGATCTCGGCTTGCGTTCAGAATGATCACGGCCAGCAAGTGGACTTCACGTCCGACGAACTGATCACTTACGCCGCAGGCGGCCAGGCGCAGATCGTGTCGGATGACGGCAACGGCTTTTCCTATCTGAAGATCGAGGTTGTGGGCCAGCTCATCTCGAAGCTGATCCTCAACATTGACGCGATCACCGACGGCTTCGTGACGTTCAGCGACGGGGTCGACACCTCCGCGCCGCAGGCGTTGTCCGGCTCCGGCAACAACTTCTTCACGATCACAGGCGGCCCGTTCTCCTTCATCGAGTTCACGGCCACGTCCGGCGTTGCCGCCATCGCGCTCGGTGACAGCGTGGACGACGTGAAGCAGGTCCGCGTGACCTACGGCCCGCGCCAGCAAGTGTCCGAGCCGGCGCTGCTCGGCCTCCTCGGCCTCGGCCTGATCGGGATCGCGGCGGCGCGCCGCCGGGCCTGA
- a CDS encoding usg protein, whose protein sequence is MTEMQRLLQGYRMTTAEILYHMPDHPHLLQSFIWQQLDLAPKFPVLTRFLDFWTHNLDGKLHSVRVGTMEIVRASDFSHAQGEWVVH, encoded by the coding sequence ATGACGGAGATGCAAAGACTTCTGCAGGGCTACCGCATGACCACGGCGGAGATCCTCTATCACATGCCGGACCATCCGCACCTTCTGCAATCCTTCATCTGGCAGCAGCTGGACCTTGCCCCGAAATTTCCGGTCCTGACGCGCTTCCTCGACTTCTGGACGCACAATCTGGACGGCAAGCTCCACTCCGTGCGCGTGGGCACGATGGAGATCGTGCGCGCCAGCGACTTCTCGCACGCGCAAGGGGAATGGGTGGTCCACTGA
- a CDS encoding LysE family translocator: MIGVIVAAPIGPVNLVCIQRTIQHGRLNGLLAGMGAVAADAVFAALAAFGLVAASDLVGGLGAGIQILGALFLVILGVRTILKARPRGMTADVAEGARAGLWQAPALTFLLTITNPMTLLGFIAIFAGAGGLVGTHVDTVEALLLVAGVAAGSAGWWLALTGVVGTVRSRFTDSWVMRLNQFSGLCIMGFGAWLLYRIAAAGGLTVN; encoded by the coding sequence GTGATCGGCGTTATCGTCGCTGCGCCGATCGGGCCGGTGAACCTGGTCTGTATTCAGCGCACCATCCAGCACGGGCGACTGAACGGACTGCTGGCGGGCATGGGGGCGGTTGCGGCGGACGCGGTGTTCGCGGCGCTGGCGGCGTTCGGCCTGGTGGCGGCGAGCGACCTGGTGGGCGGGCTCGGCGCGGGCATCCAGATCCTCGGCGCGCTGTTCCTGGTGATCCTCGGCGTGCGCACGATCCTGAAGGCGCGGCCGCGCGGCATGACCGCGGACGTGGCGGAGGGGGCGCGGGCGGGCCTCTGGCAGGCGCCGGCGCTGACCTTCCTGCTGACCATCACCAACCCGATGACGCTGCTCGGGTTCATCGCGATCTTCGCGGGGGCGGGCGGCCTCGTCGGCACCCATGTCGACACGGTCGAGGCGCTTCTGCTCGTCGCGGGCGTGGCGGCGGGCTCTGCCGGGTGGTGGCTGGCGCTGACGGGTGTCGTGGGCACGGTGCGCAGCCGCTTCACCGACAGCTGGGTGATGCGCCTCAACCAGTTCTCCGGCCTGTGCATCATGGGTTTCGGGGCGTGGCTGCTCTACCGGATCGCCGCCGCGGGCGGGCTGACGGTCAACTGA
- a CDS encoding FAD-binding oxidoreductase: MSTIPAELLQTLAGIVGEKGLVTDPDAMAPHLTEWRGRWTGRTPAVVKPATTEEVSAVVAACAAARVAIVPQGGNTGLVGGQIPDAGGGQIVLSLARMTRVRAADATNGTLTVEAGVTLLQCQEEARRMGWLFPLSLASEGSCTIGGNLATNAGGTAVLKYGNARALCLGVEAVLADGTVLPGLRALLKDNTGYDLKDLLIGSEGTLGIITAAVLRLFPLPSATETAMVAVESPSDAVQLLQLMRAASGDRVTTFELIPRRAVDFVLDHTQGGADPFEEAHPWYVLVELSSGGKAEELRTLMEDALAEAFEKSLVTDAALAQTGEQARRFWEVRELISEAQKPEGGSIKHDISVPVGSIPDFIARADAAVGAACPGIRPLAFGHIGDGNVHYNLSQPIGADTAAYLARTDELTAIVHGVTAELSGSISAEHGLGQMKVDEIAHYKSAAELSAMRAIKRALDPHNLLNPGKVVRV, translated from the coding sequence ATGAGCACCATTCCCGCCGAACTTCTCCAGACCCTCGCCGGCATCGTCGGCGAGAAGGGCCTTGTCACCGACCCGGACGCCATGGCCCCGCACCTGACCGAATGGCGCGGGCGCTGGACGGGCCGAACGCCCGCCGTGGTCAAGCCTGCCACGACCGAAGAAGTCTCCGCCGTCGTCGCCGCCTGCGCCGCCGCGCGCGTCGCCATCGTGCCGCAAGGGGGCAACACCGGCCTCGTCGGCGGGCAGATCCCGGACGCGGGCGGCGGGCAGATCGTGCTCTCGCTCGCGCGCATGACCCGCGTCCGCGCCGCCGACGCCACGAACGGCACGCTGACGGTCGAAGCGGGCGTCACCCTTCTGCAATGCCAGGAGGAGGCGCGCCGCATGGGCTGGCTCTTCCCGCTGTCGCTGGCGTCGGAGGGGTCCTGCACCATCGGCGGCAATCTCGCGACCAATGCGGGCGGTACGGCGGTCTTGAAGTACGGCAACGCCCGCGCGCTGTGCCTGGGCGTCGAGGCGGTGCTCGCGGACGGCACCGTCCTGCCCGGCCTGCGCGCGCTGCTGAAGGACAACACGGGCTACGACCTGAAGGACCTGCTGATCGGGTCCGAGGGGACGCTCGGCATCATCACGGCGGCGGTCCTCCGCCTCTTCCCCCTCCCCTCGGCAACGGAGACCGCGATGGTTGCGGTCGAAAGCCCGTCGGACGCGGTGCAGCTTCTGCAGCTCATGCGCGCGGCGAGCGGCGACCGCGTCACCACGTTCGAGCTGATCCCGCGGCGCGCCGTGGACTTCGTCCTCGACCACACGCAGGGCGGCGCCGACCCGTTCGAGGAGGCGCACCCCTGGTATGTGCTGGTCGAGCTTTCCTCCGGCGGCAAGGCAGAGGAGCTGCGCACCCTCATGGAGGACGCGCTGGCCGAGGCGTTCGAGAAATCCCTCGTTACCGATGCCGCCCTCGCGCAGACCGGAGAACAGGCGCGCCGGTTCTGGGAGGTGCGCGAACTGATCTCGGAGGCGCAGAAGCCCGAGGGCGGCTCGATCAAGCACGACATCTCGGTGCCCGTCGGCTCCATCCCGGACTTCATCGCGCGCGCCGACGCCGCGGTCGGGGCGGCCTGTCCCGGCATCCGCCCGCTGGCCTTCGGCCATATCGGCGACGGGAACGTCCACTACAACCTGAGCCAGCCCATCGGTGCCGACACGGCCGCCTATCTCGCGCGCACCGACGAACTGACCGCCATCGTGCACGGCGTCACTGCTGAGCTTTCGGGCTCCATCTCCGCCGAGCACGGCCTCGGACAGATGAAGGTGGACGAGATCGCGCACTACAAGAGTGCCGCCGAGCTTTCCGCCATGCGGGCGATCAAGCGCGCGCTCGACCCGCACAATCTGCTCAACCCCGGCAAGGTGGTGCGCGTCTGA
- a CDS encoding L-threonylcarbamoyladenylate synthase — translation MAEILDAKDPAAIARAAHVLRAGGLVAFPTETVYGLGADATNGEAVARIYEAKGRPRFNPLISHVPDFPAACRLGRFEARAEALAEAFWPGPLTLVVPRAPACPVADLVTAGLDTVAIRVPAHPVAQALLRAVDRPLAAPSANPSGRVSPTTAAHVADGLGDTVDLILDGGPCTVGVESTIVGFAEPGEPPRLLRPGGLPRAAIEEIVGELRGHVGPITAPGQLDSHYAPAAHLRLNAAGPRKGEALLAFGPDVPRAAARVLNLSPAGDLREAAANLFAFLRALDAEGHARIAVMPVPNVGLGEAINDRLARAAAPRTQLPRT, via the coding sequence ATGGCTGAGATTCTCGATGCGAAAGACCCCGCCGCGATCGCTCGCGCGGCCCATGTGCTGCGCGCGGGCGGCCTCGTCGCCTTCCCGACGGAGACAGTGTACGGCCTCGGCGCCGACGCCACGAACGGGGAGGCTGTCGCCCGCATCTACGAGGCGAAGGGCCGGCCCCGCTTCAACCCGCTGATCTCCCACGTGCCCGATTTCCCGGCCGCCTGCCGTCTCGGCCGGTTCGAGGCGCGGGCCGAGGCGCTGGCGGAAGCGTTCTGGCCCGGCCCCCTCACCCTCGTCGTGCCGCGCGCGCCCGCCTGCCCGGTCGCGGACCTCGTGACCGCGGGTCTCGACACGGTCGCGATCCGCGTGCCCGCGCACCCAGTGGCGCAGGCGTTGCTGCGGGCCGTGGACCGCCCGCTCGCCGCGCCTTCCGCCAATCCGAGCGGGCGGGTCAGCCCCACCACCGCCGCCCACGTCGCCGATGGGCTGGGCGACACGGTCGACCTGATCCTCGACGGCGGGCCCTGCACGGTCGGCGTCGAAAGCACCATCGTCGGTTTCGCCGAGCCGGGGGAACCGCCGCGCCTGCTCCGTCCCGGCGGCCTTCCCCGCGCCGCCATCGAGGAGATCGTGGGCGAACTGCGCGGCCATGTCGGTCCGATCACCGCGCCAGGGCAACTCGACAGCCACTACGCCCCCGCGGCCCATCTGCGCCTGAACGCCGCGGGCCCCCGCAAGGGCGAGGCGCTGCTCGCCTTCGGCCCGGACGTGCCGCGTGCGGCGGCGCGGGTGCTCAACCTCTCGCCGGCCGGCGACCTGCGGGAGGCGGCGGCCAATCTCTTCGCCTTCCTGCGCGCCCTCGACGCCGAGGGACACGCCCGCATCGCCGTCATGCCGGTCCCGAACGTGGGGCTGGGCGAGGCGATCAACGACCGGCTGGCGCGCGCCGCCGCTCCCCGGACCCAACTCCCCCGAACCTGA